One genomic region from Yamadazyma tenuis chromosome 4, complete sequence encodes:
- the KHA1 gene encoding K(+)/H(+) antiporter (EggNog:ENOG503NV2B; COG:P) codes for MVTTGSVGGVIAGLNPLEYSSSSPYTIFIFQAIFILTMCNLVHFPIKYLQQPRVIAEVIAGILLGPTVLGRIPNFTDNCFPTESIPGLTLMANIGIILFLFMVGMEVDLGYIRKHLKAAVTVGLVNMAVPFGLGCAISVGMYHRYRENADLPPIKFTTYMVFIAVAMCITAFPVLARILTELNLISDRVGTIVLAAGITNDLVGWILLALAVILANSSAPVTTVYILLATAAWFVVMFIPVRRALSWYLRRFTNDLVTGEPSQFSMMLILLLVFVSAFYTNIIGVHAIFGAFMVGVIVPRDNGYVIRITEKLEDLVHLLMIPLYFAVAGLNVNLGLLNEGVDWGYTIGIIVLAMVGKIAGGFVAAKFNKLLWRESLAVGVLMSCKGIVEIVVLNVGLNAQILTQKTYSMFIVMALVTTFLTTPLTLRVYPLSYREKVAKFLKGEIAWDGTSLVSPDSAETKKSFRSTDIKTFTEIEIPRTLVLLKSIEALAPLMSFIEKYLKNSNEPTVQSIHLRDFSSRTSHLLEASTMREDNQSMEYSTSVLDLFRIFSHLLGFHTTSKSILTTPKNQMLILNEQVQHETELLLTCDKASNVLNTHIAEDNENSENALYRKIFKSAECNFGLFLKASSEGSVDTIEKTDNGTLFEHEPTSTFGVNVVISNDNSLTPSDFLALHTAFQLAVEASSVNLIIKSSSQSVGMDDELEALFKDLVSDVTITRVKQLSTFSDEVLRIKPSFKSDIFVVANNLSIESSNVLSADVAELVVLGEEEGFDTLVVKCPM; via the coding sequence ATGGTGACCACAGGTTCTGTAGGCGGTGTTATCGCCGGATTGAACCCGCTCGAGTACTCGAGTCTGTCGCCGTACACTATCTTCATTTTTCAGgccatcttcatcttgaCAATGTGCAATCTCGTACATTTTCCTATCAAGTACCTTCAACAGCCACGAGTGATTGCAGAGGTGATTGCAGGCATTTTACTCGGCCCCACGGTGTTGGGCCGTATTCCTAACTTTACCGATAATTGCTTTCCGACCGAATCGATTCCTGGCTTGACATTGATGGCCAACATTGGTAttattttgtttttgttcaTGGTGGGTATGGAAGTTGATCTCGGATACATCAGAAAACACCTCAAGGCTGCCGTCACCGTGGGGTTGGTCAACATGGCGGTGCCTTTCGGCTTGGGGTGTGCGATCTCGGTCGGTATGTATCATCGTTACAGAGAAAACGCTGACTTACCTCCTATCAAGTTCACCACTTATATGGTGTTTATAGCGGTGGCTATGTGTATCACGGCATTTCCGGTGTTGGCACGGATCTTGACCgaattgaacttgatttctGATCGTGTGGGGACGATTGTGTTGGCAGCCGGGATCACCAATGACTTGGTGGGGTGGATATTGTTGGCATTGGCggtgattttggccaattcgTCTGCCCCCGTCACCACCGTGTACATTTTGCTTGCCACAGCTGCATGGTTCGTGGTGATGTTCATTCCTGTCCGTCGGGCCTTGCTGTGGTACCTCCGCCGCTTTACCAATGACTTGGTGACGGGTGAACCCAGCCAGTttctgatgatgttgattttgttgttggtatttGTGTCGGCGTTCTACACTAATATCATCGGAGTGCACGCCATTTTTGGAGCGTTCATGGTCGGGGTGATTGTGCCCCGGGATAATGGATACGTGATTCGGATcactgaaaagttggaggaTTTGGTGCATCTTTTGATGATTCCGCTTTATTTTGCGGTTGCAGGGTTAAACGTCAACTTGGGTCTTCTTAATGAAGGGGTAGACTGGGGCTACACCATCGGAATTATTGTTTTGGCCATGGTGGGCAAAATTGCAGGGGGGTttgtggctgcaaaattcaacaagctCCTCTGGAGAGAGTCTTTGGCGGTGGGGGTGCTAATGTCGTGTAAAGGAATTGTGGAAATTGTCGTTTTGAACGTGGGATTGAACGCACAAATTCTCACCCAGAAGACTTACTCGATGTTTATTGTCATGGCCTTGGTGACAACTTTTTTGACCACTCCGTTGACCTTACGCGTGTACCCTCTTAGTTATCGGGAGAAGGTTgcaaagtttttgaaaggAGAAATCGCCTGGGACGGCACTTCTTTGGTGTCCCCAGATTCGGCGGAAACAAAGAAAAGCTTCCGTAGCACGGATATCAAGACTTTTACTGAAATCGAGATCCCTAGAACTTTGGTTTTGTTAAAAAGCATCGAGGCTTTGGCTCCTTTGATGTCGTTCATCGAAAAGTATCTCAAGAATAGCAATGAGCCAACGGTTCAGTCCATTCACTTGAGGGATTTCAGTTCTCGTACTTCTCATTTATTGGAAGCGTCTACCATGAGAGAAGATAACCAAAGTATGGAATACAGCACCTCTGTTTTAGACTTATTCCGGATCTTTTCTCATTTATTGGGATTCCATACCACCTCCAAGTCGATCTTAACCACCCCAAAAAACCAAATGCTTATTCTTAACGAGCAAGTGCAACACGAAACCGAACTTTTGCTTACTTGTGATAAGGCTTCAAATGTATTGAATACTCATATCGCTGAAGATAATGAGAATTCGGAGAACGCATTGTACagaaagatcttcaagtctgcCGAGTGCAACTTTGGATTATTCCTCAAGGCTTCCTCTGAAGGCAGTGTTGACACTATCGAAAAGACTGATAATGGGACATTGTTTGAGCACGAACCGACTTCGACTTTTGGTGTCAATGTGGTTATCAGCAATGACAACTCATTGACGCCATCCGACTTCTTGGCTCTTCACACTGCCTTTCAATTGGCTGTTGAGGCTTCTTCAGTAAacctcatcatcaagtcGTCCTCCCAGTCGGTGGGCATGGACGATGAACTTGAGGCCCTCTTCAAGGACCTTGTCTCCGATGTCACCATTACGCGTGTGAAGCAGTTGAGTACGTTTTCTGATGAAGTACTTAGGATCAAACCTTCGTTCAAGTCAGACATCTTTGTTGTTGCTAATAACTTGTCGATTGAGTCCAGTAATGTTCTCAGTGCCGATGTTGCAGAGTTAGTGGTATtgggtgaagaagaagggtTCGACACACTTGTAGTGAAATGCCCAATGTGA
- a CDS encoding succinate-semialdehyde dehydrogenase (COG:E; EggNog:ENOG503NVW2): protein MLFNSHTMGIPKAWVITKRHLTDSVQVIGSLKNPNLFQTQGYINGRYVDSSSTQTFDVNNPASFPDPKSYIGTVQSMTADDFNTAVGHAETAFKTFRKTTAEYRSDLLRSLYNSYIKNQDDLAKLIVLENGKPYADALGEVKYAASFFKWYADIATTKTGDIINSTGTNKRILSLKQPIGVCGIMTPWNFPAAMITRKLAAYVAAGCTGVIKPASETPFSALAMGHLQEQAGFPKGVINILPSSNAAEVGKLLCEHPGIKKVSFTGSTNVGKLLMSQSASTLKKLSFELGGNAPLIVFNDVDIDSAVDGAIASKFRSSGQTCICANRIFVHESIYDEFSEKFASKLEASVTLGDGLDQGVTHGPVIHERSFAKVRSHIEDAVSKGAKIISGGNPRPDLGVNFHELTILAGVTSDMLITQEETFGPVCPLIKFSSEEEVLAMANDTDVGLAGYFFTNDIRRAFRVAEELEVGMIGVNTGAISEAALPFGGIKASGFGREGSIYGVDDYMVVKSMVIGL from the coding sequence ATGCTTTTCAATTCCCATACAATGGGCATTCCCAAAGCCTGGGTTATTACCAAACGGCACTTGACTGACTCTGTTCAAGTCATCGGCAGCTTGAAGAACCCTAACTTGTTTCAAACTCAGGGATATATAAACGGCAGATATGTCGATAGCAGCTCCACCCAAACATTTGATGTGAACAATCCTGCCAGTTTCCCGGATCCCAAGTCCTACATCGGCACGGTACAATCCATGACTGCAgatgacttcaacaccgCCGTGGGCCATGCTGAAACCGCTTTCAAGACGTTTAGAAAAACTACTGCCGAGTATCGCTCAGACCTTTTGCGCAGCTTATACAACTCGTACATTAAAAACCAGGACGACTTAGCCAAACTTATTGTACTTGAAAACGGGAAGCCGTACGCAGATGCTTTGGGTGAAGTCAAGTACGCCGCGTCATTTTTCAAATGGTATGCCGATATTGCAACCACCAAAACCGGTGATATCATAAATTCCACCGGGACCAACAAGCGAATTCTTTCGCTCAAGCAGCCGATTGGCGTCTGTGGGATCATGACACCCTGGAACTTCCCTGCCGCAATGATCACCCGGAAGTTGGCGGCATATGTGGCTGCTGGGTGCACTGGGGTGATCAAACCAGCTTCTGAAACCCCTTTTAGTGCGTTGGCCATGGGACACCTTCAAGAGCAAGCAGGGTTTCCAAAAGGTGTCATAAACATATTGCCATCCTCAAATGCGGCTGAGGTTGGCAAGTTGCTCTGCGAGCATCCAGGAATCAAAAAGGTGTCTTTTACTGGGTCTACCAACGTCgggaagttgttgatgtcgCAGTCAGCTTCcaccttgaagaaactctCGTTCGAGTTGGGAGGAAATGCTCCATTGATTGTGTTTAACGACGTTGACATCGACCTGGCAGTAGATGGAGCCATTGCTTCGAAATTCAGAAGCAGTGGTCAAACATGTATTTGTGCCAACCGGATATTTGTCCACGAGTCCATCTACGATGAATTCAGTGAAAAATTCGCTTCTAAGCTTGAGGCTTCAGTCACACTTGGAGATGGGTTGGACCAAGGTGTCACCCATGGTCCTGTGATCCACGAGAGGTCGTTTGCGAAAGTCAGAAGCCatattgaagatgctgTTTCCAAAGGTGCAAAGATCATTCTGGGAGGAAACCCCCGGCCCGACTTGGGGGTCAATTTCCACGAGTTGACCATCTTAGCTGGTGTAACTTCTGATATGCTTATCACCCAGGAAGAGACATTTGGGCCTGTTTGTCCGTTAATAAAGTTTTCGTCGGAAGAAGAGGTTCTCGCCATGGCCAATGACACCGATGTTGGTTTGGCAGGTtacttcttcaccaacgaTATTAGAAGGGCATTTAGAGTGGCAGAAGAGCTTGAAGTGGGAATGATTGGTGTTAACACTGGTGCCATTTCCGAAGCTGCTTTACCATTTGGTGGAATAAAGGCCAGTGGTTTTGGTAGAGAAGGGTCTATTTATGGTGTTGACGACTACATGGTTGTCAAATCTATGGTCATTGGATTATAA
- the ubc8 gene encoding ubiquitin-conjugating enzyme E2 H (EggNog:ENOG503NUH5; BUSCO:EOG09264Z1B; COG:O) — MSKNTIKSRDELLDMFRNELIELIAMTIQCEGHPEVLEYSQEMENIPQKLFFILPEYSTYTLTIKYRVTAKPLVKLTYYQVVKKGGIPFKSRKEEIANTAVTNDDTNPHHTVTFPPDDIPGGTFIRGTYPAVSTFYAEGKPIFSTDSPKRRMEKDVMDLMMSDHDVQLIDDNIQQMYVLFEGPEDTPYKGGTWRVRVELPDQYPIKSPSIGFINKIFHPNIDESSGSVCLDVINQTWSPMFGLLNVFENFLPHLLRYANPSDPLNTDASNLMSRDEQLYTQKVREYVAKFAQNITNDHSDWQDDNDKDVDEDELSDVGSLSSDDYDAVAGDIDL; from the exons ATGTCCAAGAACACCATCAAGTCGCGTGACGAACTTCTTGACATGTTCCGCAACGAGTTAATCGAACTCATCGCCATGACCATCCAGTGCGAAGGCCATCCAGAAGTGTTGGAATATTCCCAGGAAATGGAAAACATTCCCCAGAAACTCTTTTTCATTCTCCCAGAGTACTCAACGTACACCTTGACAATCAAGTATCGTGTGACCGCAAAACCGCTTGTGAAACTCACTTACTACCAAGTGGTGAAAAAAGGAGGAATTCCATTCAAAAGCCGAAAGGAGGAAATTGCAAATACTGCCGTCACCAATGACGACACCAACCCACACCACACGGTGACATTCCCGCCGGACGATATTCCTGGCGGGACATTTATTAGAGGAACATACCCAGCGGTTCTGACGTTTTACGCGGAAGGAAAACCGATATTCTCGACGGA TTCTCCTAAAAGACGTATGGAAAAGGATGTGATGGACCTCATGATGAGTGACCATGACGTCCAACTTATCGACGACAACATCCAACAAATGTACGTGCTTTTCGAGGGGCCCGAAGACACCCCTTACAAGGGAGGCACCTGGCGAGTAAGGGTTGAATTGCCTGATCAATACCCGATTAAGTCGCCTTCCATTGgattcatcaacaaaatcttccatcccaatattgatgaaagcTCTGGCTCCGTGTGCCTTGATGTGATCAACCAGACGTGGTCTCCAATGTTTGGACTTTTAAATGTGTTTGAGAACTTCTTACCTCACTTGCTCCGGTACGCCAACCCTAGTGATCCATTGAACACAGACGCCTCGAACTTGATGTCCAGAGACGAACAGTTGTACACGCAGAAGGTGCGCGAGTACGTGGCCAAGTTTGCCCAGAACATCACTAATGACCACTCAGATTGGCAggatgataatgataaggatgttgatgaagacgagCTTAGTGACGTGGGCAGCTTGTCGAGCGATGATTACGACGCGGTGGCGGGCGACATCGACCTTTAA
- a CDS encoding uncharacterized protein (COG:E; EggNog:ENOG503NUMN), whose protein sequence is MATTSSTPQTSVSPSPSFAEKSTAPVSYVFQAKVDTRLPEVVGGKGSRFTVKDPATHETREILDGMTGAAVGALGWGDEDVVDFITKAAKNTTYQFPAVIGNRPAEELAEYYIKRSPPGTFAAATWTTSGSESNELALKTIRQYWLERGKPQKIKNLSRYTSYHGYSLGCLSLGNNNRAFPFKDILHPDTQFVKLPEFYPYHYQKEGETLEEYSERLLKQYEDIILKEDPETIASMTVETISGTSIGTPVPTKTYMYGLRKLCTKYDILFHLDEVMCGTGRINSGGLNCWENFLPLNEGPDLQTVGKTLGSGYVTIAGLLVSSKIRDEYVKGSNVIVGSSTYASNAFNCYVALEIQKKIEELNLTKNMFEQGNYLGAQLKEKLASSKIAGEVRGLGGFWTVEIVKNKATREPFARSLSIYNMTKNACFENGLSVVGSNDCIRDVGGDFIMFAPHFTLTKEEADEMVKITVESIKQVEEQLETSGHL, encoded by the coding sequence ATGGCCACGACCTCGTCTACCCCACAAACATCTGTTTCTCCCAGTCCTTCCTTCGCTGAAAAGTCGACGGCACCAGTCTCCTACGTGTTCCAGGCTAAAGTCGATACAAGACTTCCcgaagttgttggtggtaaaGGCTCCAGATTCACCGTTAAGGATCCCGCAACCCACGAGACAAGAGAAATCTTGGATGGAATGACGGGAGCTGCCGTGGGTGCGTTGGGATGgggtgatgaagatgtaGTAGACTTTATCACCAAGGCTGCTAAGAACACCACCTATCAATTTCCTGCTGTGATCGGTAACCGACCAGCGGAAGAATTGGCTGAATACTACATCAAAAGATCTCCCCCGGGAACCTTTGCTGCTGCTACTTGGACCACATCGGGATCTGAATCCAACGAACTCGCTTTAAAGACCATCAGACAATATTGGTTGGAAAGAGGAAAGCCtcaaaaaatcaaaaacttaTCGAGATACACCTCTTACCACGGCTACTCTCTTGGATGCTTGTCTCTTGGTAACAACAACCGTGCTTTCCCTTTCAAGGATATTTTGCACCCAGATACTCAATTTGTTAAATTACCTGAATTCTATCCTTATCACTACCAAAAGGAAGGCGAGACTTTAGAAGAGTACTCAGAAAGACTTTTGAAACAATACGAAGATATaatcttgaaagaagacCCGGAAACCATCGCTTCCATGACGGTTGAAACCATAAGTGGCACTTCGATAGGAACCCCAGTCCCCACCAAGACTTACATGTATGGCTTGAGAAAGTTATGCACAAAGTACGACATTCTTTTCCACTTGGACGAAGTAATGTGTGGAACCGGCCGTATCAACAGCGGAGGTCTTAACTGCTGGGAGAACTTTTTGCCATTGAATGAAGGTCCAGACCTTCAAACGGTTGGTAAGACCTTGGGCTCCGGGTATGTCACCATTGCTGGACTTTTGGTGTCTTCCAAGATCAGAGATGAATATGTCAAAGGTTCCAATGTAATTGTAGGGTCACTGACATACGCATCCAACGCGTTCAACTGTTATGTGGCTTTGGAgattcaaaagaagattgaagagCTCAACTTAACCAAGAACATGTTTGAACAAGGAAATTACTTGGGTGCTcagttgaaggagaagtTAGCCTCCAGCAAAATCGCCGGTGAGGTGAGAGGCTTGGGGGGATTCTGGACGGTTGAAATCGTCAAAAATAAGGCTACTCGTGAGCCTTTTGCCAGACTGTTGCTGATCTATAATATGACCAAGAATGCTTGTTTTGAAAATGGATTGAGTGTAGTGGGATCCAATGACTGTATCCGTGACGTGGGCGGAGACTTTATCATGTTTGCTCCACATTTCACcctcaccaaagaagaagccgATGAAATGGTTAAGATCACGGTCGAATCGATCAAGCAAGTGGAGGAGCAGTTGGAGACCCTGGGCCATCTTTAG
- the SWI4 gene encoding transcription factor (COG:S; EggNog:ENOG503NZ1Z) produces MSTEEPPVYLATYSNTEVYESIINECPLMRRCKDDWVNATQILKCCNFPKAKRTKILEKGVQQGMHQKIQGGYGRFQGTWIPLPDAQRLATGYGMNADMAPVLFFDPANPGFQLSKKAKDPPNKDGTPVKRKYVKKKKPDGTTPKKFKRDDQFSEFNQTDSFNSVSRMPSHLSSFSNGGSMPVQYPVNGSFVQQDYMPGSQNMAFNPNAPMNNDYQSYQMQMQMQMQQPPQPQVPQSQFNYGYSQQQQQQQQQQQPQQQPMNHPQFMGSFHHSKMPSSQSTNETTWSQDENNKESDTSLSSNEEMKKPKESYAAQLLKFFSEENGAIPYFVHNPPYDFNINEAIDDEGHTPLHWAASIGNYMMIHLLMSKGANPLVVNNFGLNPLSKLISFNNCFELKNFPKVLDDLEICLINTDINGRTPLHYLCQFSKVPSKYDSLRYYMGMLLGKLTSMNNQSANNKSINLLKNVLDHQDVNGDTSLHLAAKAGCSRLVKYLLSYNARDDLYNVNQETAKQIIMRDNLLASKDSPPHSEPTHIDTIHPTSHLEVAAPIKQLSTPTQSRSNVLETPDTQRTTLQDDDDDDHHRNARVDKEQLNQLLKSTVDDDKENIFLDSMKPFDSMSTPIQATKSHSYLGGSLTHQPLAVISERTAESTPMAVDPQGHESIKAQIREDDSPESYLVKPPSLDEDGNIVEATLPEVLFKVDDISQMVSVMVKSLADSYKDSMRDLEEEESNVRKQISEKEASNEKLLYNSTFSLTKIGIDEVSNLSDADASMTDFALLQETLVKNKETVLANKLEKVQAFQLASLVSSNEQLSDEDDSISNDHSNKFGLAVELSSLQIERSGLLSRLTEKIKLHGIDDKMYKYRKLISLSCGLNVEEIDCLIDGIEESLMETSGGKA; encoded by the exons ATGTCCACAGAGGAGCCGCCGGTGTACCTTGCCACATACTCCAAC ACAGAGGTTTATGAGTCCATAATAAACGAATGTCCTCTTATGAGGCGGTGCAAAGATGACTGGGTCAATGCCACCCAGATCCTTAAATGTTGTAACTTTCCCAAGGCTAAGAGAACTAAAATCTTGGAAAAAGGCGTCCAACAAGGAATGCATCAGAAGATTCAGGGAGGATACGGAAGGTTCCAAGGAACATGGATTCCTCTTCCTGATGCTCAACGTCTTGCCACTGGCTACGGTATGAATGCTGACATGGCTCCCGTTTTGTTTTTTGACCCTGCCAACCCAGGGTTTCAGCTTCTGAAAAAAGCCAAAGATCCTCCCAATAAAGATGGAACTCCTGTCAAGAGAAAATatgtcaagaagaagaagcctgATGGAACCAcccccaagaagttcaagcgTGACGACCAGTTTTCTGAGTTTAACCAAACAGACTCGTTTAACTCGGTTTCCAGAATGCCTTCTCACTTGtcgagtttttcaaatggTGGGTCTATGCCAGTTCAGTACCCAGTGAATGGCTCGTTCGTGCAACAGGACTATATGCCTGGGTCCCAGAACATGGCGTTCAATCCGAATGCTCCCATGAACAATGACTACCAGTCGTACCAAATGCAGATGCAGATGCAAATGCAACAACCACCTCAACCACAGGTGCCTCAATCGCAGTTCAACTATGGATATTctcaacagcaacagcaacagcaacagcaacagcagccGCAACAGCAACCAATGAATCATCCTCAATTCATGGGGCTGTTCCACCATTCAAAGATGCCCTCTTCTCAGTCTACAAACGAGACTACTTGGTCGCAAGATGAGAACAATAAAGAATCTGACACTTCTTTATCTTCCAATGaagagatgaagaaaccaaagGAGTCATATGCTGCTCAATTGCTTAAATTCTTCAGTGAAGAAAATGGTGCTATTCCATACTTTGTCCATAACCCTCCCTATGATTTTAACATTAATGAGGCTATTGATGACGAAGGTCATACGCCATTGCATTGGGCTGCGTCGATAGGGAACTATATGATGATCCATCTTTTGATGTCCAAGGGAGCTAATCCATTGGTGGTTAACAACTTTGGATTGAACCCTTTGTCtaagttgatttctttcaataattGTTTtgagttgaaaaactttCCTAAAGTGTTAgacgacttggaaatctGTCTCATAAACACGGATATCAATGGAAGAACCCCCTTGCATTACTTGTGTCAATTTTCCAAGGTTCCTTCTAAATACGATAGTTTGAGGTATTATATGGGAATGCTTTTGGGCAAATTGACCTCCATGAACAATCAAAGTGCTAACAACAAGTCTATTAATCTTCTCAAGAATGTATTAGACCACCAGGATGTTAATGGAGACACTTCCCTCCACTTAGCTGCTAAAGCCGGCTGCTCAAGACTTGTGAAATACTTATTGAGTTATAACGCCAGAGACGATCTATACAATGTTAATCAGGAGACTGCCAAACAGATAATCATGAGAGATAATCTTTTAGCATCCAAAGACTCACCTCCACATTCAGAACCAACGCACATAGACACTATTCATCCAACTTCACATTTGGAAGTTGCTGCTCCCATCAAACAGCTATCAACTCCTACTCAAAGTCGATCCAATGTTTTGGAAACTCCAGACACGCAAAGGACAACCTTACaggatgatgatgacgacgatCACCATAGAAATGCCCGAGTCGATAAAGAACAACTCAAtcagttgttgaagagcaCGGTGGACGACGATAAGGAGAATATTTTCCTTGATTCTATGAAACCCTTTGACTCCATGTCAACACCTATTCAAGCCACCAAGAGCCATTCCTACTTGGGAGGTTCTTTGACACATCAACCATTAGCAGTGATATCGGAAAGAACCGCAGAAAGCACTCCAATGGCTGTTGATCCCCAAGGTCATGAATCCATAAAAGCCCAGATCAGGGAAGATGATTCGCCTGAATCATATCTCGTCAAACCACCCTCTTTGGACGAAGACGGAAACATAGTCGAGGCAACTTTACCAGAAGTGTTATTTAAGGTCGACGATATTTCCCAAATGGTTTCCGTCATGGTTAAGTCGTTAGCAGACTCTTACAAAGACAGCATGAgagatttggaagaagaagagtcCAATGTCAGAAAGCAAATCAGCGAAAAGGAAGCTTCCAATGAGAAGCTTTTGTACAACAGTACGTTCAGTCTAACCAAAATTGGGATCGATGAAGTTTCCAACCTTTCTGATGCGGATGCTCTGATGACCGACTTTGCGCtacttcaagaaacttTGGTGAAAAACAAGGAAACAgtgttggccaacaaacttgaaaaagttcaagCATTTCAATTGGCAAGCTTGGTTTCGAGTAACGAACAACTtagtgatgaagatgatagCATATCCAATGACCACCTGAACAAATTCGGCTTGGCGGTAGAGTTGTCGAGTTTGCAGATAGAACGGTCAGGTTTATTGAGTCGCTTGACGGAAAAGATCAAACTTCATGGTATTGATGACAAAATGTACAAGTACCGTAAGCTAATCAGCTTAAGTTGTGGTTTGAATGTCGAAGAAATAGATTGTTTGATCGATGGTATCGAAGAGTCCCTCATGGAAACTTCCGGTGGAAAAGCTTAA
- the MAK32 gene encoding Double-stranded RNA-containing particles stability (COG:G; EggNog:ENOG503Q3MV): MVVFTSLGMFIIDENVYETAPGQPLRAPEYNIVGGGGSYAVVGAAMISANLASQVSGIIDQGKDFPPPVRRELDSWGTALVFRTDPERLTTRGRNTYDRYGTRHFDYLTPKKRIELADLHQLPSLLHSKCFHVICSVDRCQELVDGIRAVNCDSQFIFEPLPTDCVASRWEKLHQLLPHIDVFTPNLEEACSLMGMSVVPTDVSAIESLARRYVDLGAVICVLRCGALGCVVATATNTTHLPAYHQDQAGVVDVTGGGNSFCGGFMMGLYISRNPVAAAICGNLVSGCVIEALGMPQVEARKWNGRTMAERWEQYVSNAAVAQVAVAADVDMGWIGV; encoded by the coding sequence ATGGTAGTGTTCACCAGTCTTGGAATGTTCATCATCGATGAGAACGTCTACGAGACGGCTCCTGGCCAGCCCTTACGCGCTCCTGAGTACAAcattgttggaggtggcGGGCTGTATGCCGTGGTAGGAGCTGCGATGATTCTGGCCAACCTCGCACTGCAGGTCTCGGGAATCATCGATCAAGGTAAAGACTTCCCTCCACCGGTGCGACGGGAGTTGGACTCGTGGGGCACGGCACTAGTGTTTCGTACTGACCCAGAACGTCTCACCACACGGGGACGCAACACCTACGACCGCTACGGGACTCGTCATTTTGACTATCTTACCCCGAAAAAGCGCATCGAGTTGGCAGACTTGCATCAACTTCCATCCCTTCTTCACTCCAAGTGTTTCCACGTGATCTGCCTGGTGGACAGGTGCCaggagttggtggatggtATTCGGGCCGTCAATTGTGACTCACAGTTCATTTTCGAGCCGTTACCGACAGATTGTGTGGCCAGCCGCTGGGAGAAATTGCACCAACTTCTCCCCCACATCGACGTATTCACCCCCAATTTAGAGGAGGCGTGCTCATTGATGGGCATGTCAGTGGTGCCGACCGATGTGAGTGCCATTGAGTCTCTCGCCCGCCGGTACGTGGATCTAGGTGCTGTTATCTGCGTGCTACGGTGCGGAGCTCTCGGTTGCGTGGTGGCTACCgccacaaacaccacccATCTCCCAGCGTACCACCAGGACCAGGCGGGTGTGGTAGATGTAACTGGCGGTGGCAACTCATTCTGTGGCGGCTTCATGATGGGCTTGTACATCTCCCGTAACCCAGTTGCCGCTGCCATTTGTGGCAACTTGGTGAGCGGTTGTGTGATTGAGGCGCTAGGAATGCCCCAGGTCGAGGCTAGGAAGTGGAACGGTAGAACCATGGCCGAGCGGTGGGAACAATACGTCCTGAACGCGGCGGTGGCACAGGTCGCTGTTGCTGCAGATGTGGACATGGGATGGATCGGGGTATAG